From Camelina sativa cultivar DH55 chromosome 7, Cs, whole genome shotgun sequence, one genomic window encodes:
- the LOC104701243 gene encoding polyadenylation and cleavage factor homolog 1-like, with amino-acid sequence MASTGSFSNQRNAPFQNANAGATLKRGINDNRGYGGGHYQEERNRYAPPQKRFRSQPQPQPQQQQTQFRSGKIPLYHHPHGSSNNNMSRVSSQSYNNYGVDVIASNSSFPLRNNVSSNTNNYQKPFVGFGNNPNPQIVPVPLPCRKLYDDVALDSLPEWVPTHQSVSRTLTPNYPVPTTNFVPNTTVQAPVLTNYSNMASVVSQSMSQPIVLSKQLIALLSVLNNEKEKEKPTSEASKPGELPLGLSFDNPSSLNVRHESVIKSLYSDMPRQCSSCVVRFKCQEEHSKHMDWHVRKNRTAKTVGRQGQQPKKSRGWLASASLWLSAATGGGMEQAAKPSFGGETQKKKEEQKQLVVPADENQKNCALCEEPFEEFFSHEDDDWMYKDAVYYNKDGRIVHAKCMPETRPAKESRELPRVASVTVPPVASAIVC; translated from the coding sequence ATGGCATCAACCGGTTCCTTCTCTAATCAAAGAAACGCACCATTCCAAAACGCAAACGCTGGAGCGACGCTGAAGAGAGGAATCAACGACAATCGCGGTTACGGAGGCGGACATTATCAAGAGGAGCGGAACCGTTACGCGCCGCCTCAGAAACGTTTCAGATCGCAACcgcaaccacaaccacaacaacaacagacGCAGTTCCGATCTGGCAAGATTCCTCTGTATCATCATCCTCATGGTAGTAGTAATAATAACATGTCTAGGGTTTCTTCTCAATCATATAACAATTACGGTGTTGATGTGATTGCTTCTAATTCAAGTTTTCCATTACGTAACAATGTTTCTTCTAACACCAACAATTATCAGAAACCCTTTGTTGGTTTTGGTAATAACCCTAACCCCCAAATTGTTCCGGTTCCGTTACCGTGTCGTAAGCTTTACGATGATGTCGCTTTAGATTCGTTGCCCGAATGGGTTCCGACTCATCAGTCTGTCTCAAGAACCCTAACTCCAAATTATCCTGTTCCAACAACGAATTTTGTGCCAAACACAACTGTTCAAGCACCTGTTTTAACGAATTATTCGAACATGGCTTCGGTTGTGTCACAATCTATGTCTCAACCAATTGTTTTGAGCAAACAATTGATAGCGTTGCTTAGTGTTCTTAAcaatgagaaagagaaagagaagccaACTTCAGAAGCAAGTAAACCCGGTGAATTGCCTCTTGGGTTAAGCTTTGATAACCCATCATCACTCAATGTGCGACACGAATCTGTGATTAAGTCTTTGTACTCTGATATGCCGAGGCAATGTTCATCGTGCGTGGTTAGATTCAAGTGTCAAGAAGAGCATAGCAAGCATATGGATTGGCATGTGAGGAAGAACAGGACGGCTAAAACCGTTGGGAGACAGGGTCAACAGCCGAAGAAGTCGCGGGGATGGCTAGCGAGTGCTTCCTTGTGGCTTAGTGCAGCAACTGGAGGAGGGATGGAACAAGCGGCGAAACCATCTTTTGGAGGAGAAacgcagaagaagaaggaagagcaAAAGCAACTCGTAGTGCCTGCGGATGAAAACCAGAAGAATTGCGCGTTGTGTGAAGAGCCGTTTGAAGAGTTCTTTAgccatgaagatgatgattggATGTACAAAGATGCAGTGTACTACAACAAGGATGGTCGTATAGTTCATGCAAAATGTATGCCTGAAACCCGACCTGCAAAGGAATCGAGAGAGCTGCCGAGGGTAGCGTCTGTTACAGTTCCACCGGTTGCGAGTGCAATAGTCTGTTGA
- the LOC104701245 gene encoding protein AAR2 homolog: protein MDSEKALELVKHGATLLFLDVPQHTLVGIDTQIFSVGPAFKGIKMIPPGIHFVFYSSSTRDGKEFSPTIGFFVDVAPSQVIVRKWNQQDEWLAKVSEEEEERYSQAVRSLEFDKHLGPYNLSRYGEWKHLSNYITKDVTEKFEPVGGEITVIYESAILKGGPKTEMEKALDAQMKKSKFKASSNEEPKENRFYYTFIPRILKNKGMSGQELTSMNHDKTQLLESVLSKEYKDSEDLLLGELQFSFVAFLMGQSLESFMQWKSIVSLLLGCIHAPFHTRSQLFTKFIKVIYHQLKYGLQKESSGPEMGVHALLDDSWLASDSFLHLLSKDFFALVEEASVVDGDLLSWTRKFKELLENRLGWEFQKNSPIDGNYFDEDDEYAPVVEMLDESHEEYMVT from the exons aTGGATTCAGAGAAGGCACTAGAGCTTGTGAAGCATGGAGCTACGCTTCTCTTTCTCGACGTTCCTCAGCATACTCTTGTTGGAATCGACACtcag ATATTCTCAGTAGGACCAGCTTTCAAAGGGATTAAGATGATACCTCCTGGGATTCACTTTGTATTCTATAGTTCATCAACCAG GGATGGTAAAGAGTTTTCACCCACCATTGGCTTCTTTGTTGATGTTGCTCCTTCTCAG GTTATTGTGCGTAAATGGAATCAGCAAGACGAGTGGTTAGCCAAAGTATCTGAAGAAGAG GAAGAGAGATATTCTCAAGCAGTCAGGTCTTTGGAGTTTGACAAACATCTTGGCCCATACAATTTAAGTAGATATGGGGAATGGAAGCACTTGTCTAATTACATTACGAAGGATGTTACTGAAAAATTTG AGCCAGTTGGAGGAGAAATAACAGTCATTTATGAATCTGCTATTCTAAAAGGCGGACCTAAAACGGAAATGGAAAAAGCCCTTGATGCACAGATGAAGAAAAGCAAGTTTAAGGCATCATCTAATGAGGAACCAAAAGAGAATAGGTTTTACTACACCTTTATTCCTCGGATTCTAAAGAACAAGGGAATGTCTGGGCAGGAGCTCACCTCTATGAATCATGACAAG ACCCAACTACTTGAAAGCGTATTGTCAAAGGAGTACAAAGACTCGGAAGACTTACTTCTTGGAGAGCTACAATTTTCATTTGTAGCATTTTTG ATGGGACAGTCTCTTGAATCCTTCATGCAGTGGAAGTCCATAGTTAGTCTTTTACTGGGCTGCATCCATGCG CCCTTTCATACAAGGAGTCAACTGTTTACAAAG TTCATTAAAGTCATCTACCATCAACTAAAATATGGACTACAGAAAGAGAGTAGTGGTCCTGAGATGGGGGTACATGCGCTTCTTGATGATTCTTGGCTAGCTTCCGATAGCTTTCTGCATTTGCTTAGCAAG GACTTTTTCGCACTAGTGGAAGAGGCATCTGTAGTTGATGGAGATTTATTGTCGTGG ACAAGGAAGTTCAAAGAGTTGCTTGAAAACAGATTAGGTTGGGAGTTTCAGAAGAATAGCCCTATTGACGGGAATTACTTTGACGAAGATGATGAG TATGCTCCTGTGGTTGAGATGTTGGATGAAAGTCATGAAGAATATATGGTCACTTAG
- the LOC104701244 gene encoding uncharacterized protein LOC104701244: MILRRFICYNASSTVPSIAPSPKKKPLIFLGSPQVSVTVLEALFDASASPNSSFKVAGIVTQPPSRRDRGRRVLPSPVAQYALDKGLPSDLIFSPEKAGDEAFLSTLRDLQPELCVTAAYGNILPTKFLNIPVHGTVNIHPSLLPLYRGAAPVQRALQDGVTETGVSLAFTVRKLDAGPVIASKSIQVDDIIKAPELLSFLFSEGSKLLIRELPSIFDGSATSKAVPQDDSKATLAPKLAQDEAWLSFDQEAFVLHNKVRAFAGWPGTRAKVVILDDKSGQENELELKIITTRVCQASENRDGEQDYVTFKKGSLVFPCGGGTALEVLEVQLPGKKAINAAAFWNGLRGQRLKKL; encoded by the exons ATGATACTACGTCGTTTCATCTGCTACAACGCTTCTTCAACTGTTCCTTCTATAGCTCCGTCTCCGAAGAAGAAGCCTCTCATCTTCTTAGGCTCTCCTCAg GTTTCCGTGACTGTCCTTGAAGCTCTCTTCGATGCATCTGCTTCACCAAACTCTTCCTTTAAG GTTGCAGGGATTGTTACACAGCCACCATCAAGAAGAGATAGAGGTAGAAGAGTTTTGCCTTCACCCGTAGCTCAATACGCTCTCGATAAAGGCTTACCTTCTGATCTCATTTTCTCCCCTGAAAAGGCAGGAGAT GAAGCATTCTTATCGACTTTAAGAGATTTGCAACCTGAGCTTTGTGTTACAGCTGCTTATGGGAATATATTGCCTACCAAGTTCCTTAATATTCCAGTACATG GGACAGTGAACATACACCCAAGTTTGCTGCCGCTGTACCGTGGTGCAGCTCCAGTTCAAAGAGCATTGCAg GATGGTGTCACGGAAACAGGAGTATCATTAGCGTTTACGGTGAGGAAGTTAGATGCAGGGCCAGTGATTGCCTCTAAGAGTATCCAAGTGGATGATATAATAAAG GCACCAGAACTGCTCTCCTTCCTATTTTCTGAAG GTTCTAAGCTTCTTATCCGTGAACTTCCCTCGATATTTGATGGGTCTGCAACATCAAAAGCAGTTCCCCAAGATGATTCTAAAGCTACCTTAGCTCCAAAG TTAGCTCAAGATGAGGCTTGGCTCTCTTTTGACCAGGAAGCTTTTGTTCTACATAACAAG GTTCGTGCATTCGCAGGATGGCCAGGAACACGAGCTAAAGTTGTAATCCTCGATGACAAAAGCGGTCAGGAAAATGAGCTAGAGCTTAAAATAATTACCACTCGTGTATGTCAAGCTTCAGAAAACCGGGATGGTGAACAAGATTATGTAACTTTCAAGAAAGGTTCATTGGTGTTTCCTTGTGGAGGAGGTACTGCTTTAGAG GTACTAGAAGTCCAGCTTCCTGGTAAAAAAGCTATCAACGCGGCCGCTTTTTGGAATGGCTTGAGAGGTCAAAGGCTGAAGAAGCTATGA
- the LOC104701246 gene encoding arginine--tRNA ligase, cytoplasmic, with translation MATMVANEAFTGNPRRQLAKLFSVSLKLTVPDEPGVEPLVEPGKFGDYQCNNAMGLWSIIKVKGTQFKSPPAIGQALIKSLPASEIVESCSIAGPGFVNVVLSSKWMAKCIENMLIDGIGTWAPTLSVKRAVVDFSSPNIAKEMHVGHLRSTIIGDTLARMLEFSKVEVLRRNHVGDWGTQFGMLIEYLFEKFPDTDSVTETAIGDLQVFYKESKLKFDLEPEFKEKAQKAVVRLQSGDPVYHKAWTKICEISRNEFAKVYQSLRVELEEKGESFYNSRIANIIEELSSKGLVEENEGARVIFIEGFEIPLIVVKSDGGFNYASTDLTALWYRLNEEKAEWIIYVTDVGQQQHFNMFFKAARNAGWLPDDDKSYPRVNHVGFGLVLGDDNKRFRTRSTAVVRLADLLDEAKTRSKKALTERGKDKEWTPEELDQIAEAVGYGALKYADLKTNRTTGYTFSFDQMLNDKGDTAVYLLYAHARICSIIKKSGKDIDELKKTGKISLDHAAERALGLHLLQFAETVEEACTTLLPNVLCKYLYYLSEEFSKFYSSCQVNGSAEETSRLLLCEATAIIMRKCFHLLGITPVYKL, from the exons ATGGCAACCATGGTAGCT AATGAAGCATTTACTGGAAATCCAAGACGCCAGCTTGCAAAGCTCTTTAGCGTGTCTCTTAAATTAACAGTCCCTGATGAACCTGGTGTTGAGCCATTGGTTGAGCCTGGCAAATTTGGAGATTACCAATG TAACAATGCAATGGGACTATGGTCTATAATTAAAGTAAAGGGTACACAGTTCAAGAGTCCTCCAGCTATTGGACAG GCCCTTATTAAGAGTCTCCCTGCTTCTGAGATTGTGGAATCATGCTCTATAGCTGGACCTGGATTTGTTAATGTTGTTCTATCATCTAAGTGGATGGCTAAG TGTATTGAAAACATGCTTATCGATGGGATTGGCACATGGGCGCCTACTCTTTCGGTTAAGAGAGCTGTAGTTGATTTTTCATCTCCCAACATTGCGAAAGAAATGCATGTTGGTCATCTTAGATCAACTATCATTGGTGACACGCTAGCTCGTATGCTCGAGTTCTCAAAGGTTGAAGTTCTTCGCAGAAACCATGTTGGTGACTGGGGAACACAG TTTGGCATGCTTATTGAGTACCTCTTTGAGAAATTTCCTGATACAGATAGTGTGACTGAGACAGCAATTGGAGATCTTCAG GTGTTTTACAAAGaatcaaaacttaaatttgATTTGGAGCCAGAGTTTAAGGAAAAAGCACAGAAGGCTGTGGTCCGTCTACAG AGTGGAGATCCTGTTTACCACAAGGCGTGGACTAAGATTTGTGAAATCAGCCGAAACGAGTTTGCCAAGGTTTACCAAAGCCTTCGAGTCGAGCTTGAAGAAAAG GGAGAAAGCTTTTACAACTCTCGTATCGCTAACATAATTGAGGAATTGAGCAGCAAGGGGTTAGTTGAAGAAAATGAAGGTGCTCGTGTGATATTCATCGAAGGCTTTGAAATCCCACTCATTGTTGTAAAGAGTGACGGTGGTTTTAACTATGCCTCAACAGATCTGACTGCTCTTTG GTATCGACTTAATGAAGAGAAAGCTGAATGGATTATATATGTGACCGATGTTGGCCAGCAGCAGCACTTTAATATGTTCTTCAAA GCTGCCAGAAACGCAGGGTGGCTTCCTGACGATGATAAATCTTACCCTAGAGTTAACCATGTTGGTTTTGGTCTTGTCCTTGGAGACGATAACAAGCGATTTAGAACTCGGTCAACAGCGGTAGTCCGTCTAGCTGATTTGCTAGATGAGGCCAAGACTCGCAGTAAAAAAGCCCTTACTGAGCGCG GTAAGGACAAAGAGTGGACACCCGAGGAGCTGGACCAAATAGCCGAGGCAGTTGGTTACGGTGCACTAAA gTATGCTGACCTGAAGACCAACAGAACGACAGGTTATACTTTCAGCTTTGATCAAATGCTTAATGACAAG GGAGATACAGCCGTTTACCTTCTTTACGCCCATGCTCGGATCTGCTCAATCATCAAAAAATCAGGCAAAGACATAGATGAGCTCAAAAAG ACTGGAAAGATATCATTGGATCATGCAGCCGAGAGGGCACTGGGGCTTCACCTGCTTCAATTTGCTGAG ACGGTTGAGGAAGCGTGTACCACATTGTTACCGAACGTGCTGTGTAAGTACCTTTACTACTTATCCGAAGAGTTCAGCAAATTCTACTCCAGTTGTCAG GTGAATGGTTCAGCAGAGGAGACAAGCCGTCTCCTACTTTGTGAAGCAACGGCCATAATCATGCGGAAATGCTTCCATCTTCTTGGCATCACCCCTGTTTACAAGCTCTGA